The Spirosoma foliorum genome has a window encoding:
- a CDS encoding 4-hydroxy-3-methylbut-2-enyl diphosphate reductase yields MKSFDIPNYYRSSIITPLKEFRRKRDKLKRDFTPTLLDFGPIRILIARHFGFCYGVENAVEIAYKAIAENPGKRIFLLSEMIHNPDVNADLQSRGIRFIMDTKGKQLISWSDLKPEDVVIIPAFGTTLETQNQLSSLGLDVAKYDTTCPFVEKVWNKAGQIGQKNYTVVVHGKPSHEETRATFSHSKEGAPTVVVKDMAQTQRLAKYMLGELPPDAFYAEFVNQYSVGFDPTRDLERIGVVNQTTMLASDTQSIADYLKQVVIQKYALTADSVETHFANTRDTLCYATNDNQDATYALLNYPADFAIVAGGYNSSNTSHIVELCEEKLPTYFIESEQKILSDKLIRHFDGHAKQEVITENFIPQSDSSEPVTVLLTCGASCPDAIVEGILLKLVSFFPNARSIDEVMENVMG; encoded by the coding sequence ATGAAATCGTTTGACATACCCAACTATTACCGTAGTAGCATTATTACCCCTCTGAAGGAATTTCGCCGGAAGCGGGATAAACTGAAAAGGGACTTCACCCCCACCCTACTCGATTTTGGTCCGATCCGGATATTAATTGCCAGGCATTTTGGCTTCTGCTACGGTGTCGAAAATGCTGTTGAGATTGCCTACAAAGCAATTGCCGAAAATCCTGGCAAACGGATTTTTCTGCTGAGTGAAATGATCCATAACCCCGATGTTAATGCCGATTTGCAGAGCCGGGGCATTCGTTTTATTATGGATACGAAAGGTAAACAACTCATTTCATGGTCAGATCTTAAGCCTGAGGACGTCGTTATTATTCCGGCATTTGGGACCACGCTGGAGACGCAGAATCAATTGTCGTCGCTGGGTTTAGATGTTGCCAAGTATGATACCACTTGCCCATTTGTTGAGAAAGTATGGAACAAAGCGGGCCAGATTGGGCAGAAAAACTATACTGTAGTTGTGCATGGCAAGCCAAGTCACGAAGAAACCCGAGCAACCTTCTCACATAGCAAAGAAGGCGCCCCAACGGTTGTTGTAAAAGACATGGCTCAGACGCAACGCCTGGCAAAGTACATGTTAGGCGAGTTACCACCCGATGCCTTTTACGCCGAGTTTGTCAATCAGTATTCGGTTGGTTTCGACCCAACCCGTGATCTGGAACGAATTGGGGTTGTGAATCAAACAACCATGCTGGCTTCCGATACGCAAAGCATTGCCGATTATTTAAAGCAGGTGGTTATTCAAAAGTATGCCCTAACTGCCGATTCGGTTGAAACGCACTTTGCCAATACGAGAGACACGCTTTGTTATGCAACCAACGATAATCAGGATGCTACCTATGCGCTGCTCAACTACCCGGCCGACTTCGCCATTGTAGCCGGTGGTTATAACTCCTCCAACACATCGCACATTGTTGAGCTTTGCGAAGAGAAACTGCCAACTTATTTTATTGAATCGGAACAGAAAATTCTGTCCGATAAGCTAATTCGCCATTTCGATGGACATGCCAAACAGGAAGTTATCACCGAAAATTTTATTCCTCAAAGTGATAGCTCTGAACCTGTTACGGTCTTATTAACTTGTGGAGCCTCTTGCCCTGACGCTATTGTTGAAGGTATTTTACTAAAACTTGTCAGCTTTTTCCCAAACGCCCGTTCAATCGACGAGGTGATGGAAAACGTGATGGGGTAG